A stretch of the Psychroserpens sp. Hel_I_66 genome encodes the following:
- a CDS encoding flagellar motor protein MotB, translating into MRRISIIALTALFLTACVSKKKYVALEQDNGELKSELTKTKVEKEELENKFARIQERVDSYNSKINELTDENNAQLVSVDGVVISENQKKAMRESLKNVPPAYMATAKTLKDSMNLAMQFNLKSSMENIEEDEDIAINIEETVVMISISDKMLFNSGSYKISNKANDILQKIANVINSEESLDVMVEGHTDNKLMKNNAAVKDNWDLSVLRATSVVRKLQDEYNVAPEQLIAAGRSFYKPLTDNDTSDNRSKNRRTRIVILPNIDKFFAMMSSN; encoded by the coding sequence ATGAGACGAATTTCAATAATTGCATTAACAGCATTATTTTTAACAGCATGTGTATCTAAAAAGAAATACGTTGCCTTAGAACAAGATAATGGTGAATTAAAAAGTGAGCTTACCAAAACAAAAGTTGAAAAAGAAGAGCTAGAAAACAAATTCGCGAGAATTCAAGAACGTGTTGATAGTTACAATTCTAAAATCAACGAACTCACAGACGAAAATAATGCACAATTAGTTTCTGTAGATGGTGTTGTTATTTCTGAAAATCAGAAAAAAGCAATGCGCGAATCTTTAAAGAATGTCCCGCCAGCATACATGGCAACAGCAAAAACTTTAAAGGATTCTATGAACTTAGCGATGCAATTCAATCTAAAATCATCAATGGAAAACATTGAAGAGGATGAAGACATAGCAATCAACATAGAAGAAACAGTAGTTATGATCTCTATCTCTGATAAAATGCTATTCAACTCAGGAAGTTATAAAATCAGTAATAAAGCAAATGATATTTTACAAAAAATAGCAAATGTTATTAATTCTGAAGAAAGCCTTGATGTAATGGTTGAGGGTCATACAGATAACAAGTTAATGAAAAACAATGCTGCTGTAAAAGACAACTGGGACTTAAGTGTGCTTAGAGCGACATCTGTAGTTAGAAAATTACAAGACGAATATAATGTTGCTCCAGAGCAATTGATTGCTGCTGGTCGTAGTTTCTATAAGCCATTAACAGATAATGATACGAGTGACAACAGATCAAAAAACCGTAGAACACGAATCGTGATTTTACCAAACATAGATAAGTTTTTTGCGATGATGTCATCAAACTAA
- the hpf gene encoding ribosome hibernation-promoting factor, HPF/YfiA family, with product MKTIFEYNDVTASESLEAFANEKLESLFNKYEFVIRADVFFKTENTSSDETGMICGIRLSAPGPRLFAESSHDNFRDAISETINELNRQLKKRKDKMKSH from the coding sequence ATGAAGACAATATTTGAATATAACGATGTAACCGCAAGTGAAAGTTTAGAAGCATTTGCCAATGAAAAATTAGAATCCTTATTTAATAAATATGAGTTTGTTATTAGAGCAGATGTTTTTTTTAAAACTGAAAACACATCAAGTGACGAAACTGGTATGATTTGCGGAATTAGATTGAGCGCACCTGGCCCTCGCCTGTTTGCCGAATCTTCTCATGATAACTTTAGGGATGCCATTTCTGAAACAATAAATGAACTCAATAGACAACTTAAAAAGAGAAAAGATAAAATGAAAAGTCATTAA
- a CDS encoding SLC13 family permease, with amino-acid sequence MELQIILVFLVIGISVILFITEFMPIDKIAFFIIVSLILLGLTSPEEAISGFSNPAAITVLMLMIIAIGLEDNGVIQLLSDSIKKLSFLPLIVMVPVFMLVSASISSFISTTAVVVVFLKIIAQLSEKYNFSAPKLLMPISFAGILGGSCTLMGTSTNLLVNSVAGDLGVERFTFFEFSYYGIIMLAVGIVFMTIASRWLPKRGGDKLQNYKESSDFLFTLTIKPESKFVGKAFSEVPFYHNPNIAVLKLIRDRKVNTAPGKNTTLRVNDELVLVSDIQDFSLISKEDFELSLNSDEIENDQVKDKNLKNTYVELLILPGSEFIDKSLQDIKILLNAVGNPIGIQKKKMLNIDKHLYLPKAIKKMYIKAGDRVLIQIEKTKLDSIYDYKNVVVLRKHEDNFTVNRYKQLWCIFTIISVVVLAATGVLSILSSTIAGVGALLLGNCINLTKIYKRVNWQIFFLLAGMIPLGIAMSNTGTDAWISKQLIQLLDGQNSIIALGSLFAITMLMSGFISNNATAVIITPIAIALAAGLSLPVKPFILAVMFGANFSFFTPMGYQTNTLIYGTGLYRFKHFVIIGGMLSIILLIVGTFLLSTMLNN; translated from the coding sequence ATGGAGCTACAAATAATTCTCGTTTTTTTAGTCATTGGTATTTCGGTCATATTATTCATAACGGAATTTATGCCTATTGATAAAATTGCATTTTTTATCATAGTCTCTCTAATATTACTAGGGTTAACCTCACCAGAAGAAGCTATCAGCGGTTTTTCAAATCCTGCAGCAATAACGGTTTTAATGTTGATGATCATCGCCATTGGGCTGGAAGATAATGGAGTCATACAGCTACTTAGTGATTCTATTAAGAAATTAAGCTTTTTACCACTAATTGTTATGGTGCCCGTATTTATGCTGGTATCTGCCTCAATATCGTCGTTTATAAGTACAACTGCTGTTGTGGTTGTGTTCTTAAAGATCATCGCGCAACTTTCAGAAAAATATAATTTCTCGGCTCCTAAATTACTTATGCCAATTTCTTTTGCAGGAATTCTTGGCGGTAGTTGTACCTTGATGGGTACGTCAACCAACTTATTGGTTAACTCTGTTGCAGGTGATTTGGGTGTTGAGCGTTTTACCTTTTTTGAATTTTCTTACTACGGAATAATTATGCTCGCGGTTGGAATCGTATTTATGACCATAGCCAGTCGTTGGTTACCAAAACGCGGAGGTGATAAATTACAGAATTACAAAGAATCCTCAGATTTTTTATTCACGCTCACCATTAAGCCAGAATCTAAGTTTGTTGGTAAAGCGTTTTCTGAAGTTCCTTTTTACCACAACCCAAATATCGCGGTTCTAAAACTCATTAGGGATAGAAAAGTGAATACAGCTCCAGGAAAAAACACGACATTGAGAGTGAACGATGAGTTGGTTTTGGTGAGTGATATTCAGGATTTTTCATTGATATCCAAAGAGGATTTCGAGTTGTCATTAAATAGCGATGAAATAGAAAATGACCAAGTCAAGGATAAAAATCTAAAAAACACCTATGTGGAGCTATTGATTCTTCCAGGATCAGAATTCATTGACAAATCACTACAGGATATTAAAATATTACTGAACGCGGTAGGTAATCCTATTGGGATTCAGAAGAAAAAAATGCTGAACATAGATAAGCATTTATACTTGCCAAAAGCCATAAAAAAAATGTATATTAAAGCAGGTGATCGTGTTTTGATACAAATTGAGAAGACAAAGCTAGATTCGATTTATGATTATAAAAACGTTGTCGTACTAAGAAAGCACGAAGATAATTTTACTGTAAATCGCTATAAACAATTATGGTGCATTTTTACTATAATTTCTGTTGTAGTATTGGCAGCAACAGGCGTACTTTCAATTTTGTCCAGTACAATTGCAGGAGTAGGTGCATTATTGTTAGGTAACTGTATCAATCTCACAAAAATTTATAAACGCGTAAACTGGCAAATATTCTTTTTACTTGCAGGCATGATTCCGTTAGGAATTGCAATGAGCAATACGGGAACAGATGCCTGGATTTCAAAACAACTCATCCAATTGCTTGATGGTCAAAACAGTATAATTGCTTTAGGATCATTATTCGCAATCACGATGTTGATGAGTGGCTTTATTTCTAACAACGCTACAGCTGTGATAATCACACCAATTGCAATTGCATTGGCTGCTGGTTTGAGTTTACCGGTAAAACCTTTTATCTTAGCGGTCATGTTTGGCGCTAATTTTAGCTTTTTCACGCCAATGGGCTATCAAACCAATACATTGATTTACGGTACTGGTCTCTATCGTTTTAAGCATTTTGTTATAATTGGAGGAATGCTCTCCATCATATTATTAATCGTTGGTACATTTTTGCTATCAACCATGTTAAACAACTAA